The DNA sequence GCCCGGTGAACACCCCGAGCAGACCGCCGGGCTGCTGGTCCAGCTCGCCGCGACCGGGGTACTCGTGCACGCCCCGATCCTGCCGCCGGCCGTGGCCGACCTACTCGACCCGCAGCTACGCGTGCTCGTCACCGGACAGCCGCCCGGATCAGCCGGGCCGGACGGGTCAGACAGGTCAGACGGGTCAGCCGGGCCGGACGGGTCGTTGGCTGTCGAGGCGCGCAGCGTACGGCAGCGCCGGGCCGCGATGCGCGGCCATGCCGCAGGGCTGCGGCTGCCCGGCCTCGCCGACGGCGGGCTGCCGGCACTCGGTCGGCCGCCGTCGGTCAGCGCGGTCCTGATCACCCGGCGGCCGGAGCTGGTCACCACCGCGCTGGCCGCGATCATCGCGCAGACCTATCCGGAGATGGAGATCATCCTGGGCCTGCACGGCATCGAGTTGCCGGAGTCGGCCCGCCGGGCGTTGTCCGACGCGGGCCGCCCGTTCGAGGTGCTGCACCTGCCGGAGTCGGTCGACTTCGGCGCCGGGCTCGCAGCGGCCACCCGGCGCGCCCGCGGCACCCTGATCACCAAGTTCGACGACGACGACAGCTACGGCGTCGAACACGTCTGGGACCTGGTGCTGGCCCGGCACTACTCCGGGGCCACCCTGGTCGGCAAGGGTGCCGAGTTCGTCCACCTGGACGATCAGGGCGTCACCCTCCGTCGACGGTCCGGCATCCCGGAGGCGTACGGCGGAGTGGTCGCCGGTGGCACGATGCTGCTCGCCAAGAGCGATCTGGAGGCCGTCGGCGGCTGGCGCCCGGTGCCCCGCTCGGTCGACCTCGGGCTGATCGAGCGGCTCCGGGCGGAGGGCGCCACCGTCTACCGCACCCATCCGCTCGGCTATCTCTACCACCGGCGGCCCACCGGACACACCTGGGATCCGGGCGAGGCGTACTTCGTGGACAGCGCGTACTCCCGCTGGACCGGCGTCCCACCGGAGGCGATGGGCGACGAGGTCACACCACCATCGACGGAAGCGGCCAGCGGCGCAGCCGGTGCGGCAACCAGACCAGTTGGTCGCCCACCTTCGTGACCAGACCCTCCTCGCCGAACTCGCGGGCGATGTCCAGGTCGACAGTGGTCATCCCGGCACCATCGAGCAGCTGCTCCAGCACCGCCAGGTACGCCGGGTCGTCGATGGTCAGCAGGTTGAGCCGACCGGCCCGCCGGTCCCGGACCTGGACGAACCCAGGGCCACGCCGGTAGGTGCACTTGTCGAAGTAGAACGCGTCCCGCCAGGCGGCAGCGGCCACCGTCCCCGGGTCGGAATCAGGGTCGGAGCCGGCGGCGTCAGCGGCGCCCGCCGCGCCGGCGATCTCGACCGTCGCCGGCGGACGCAGATGCCCGTACACCCGCCACAGGTCTCCGTCGCCGCCCGGCAGCCGTATCGACCAGTCCACCTCGATCGCGTAGCTGGTCAACTCGCGGACCAGGACGAGCCGGCGGACCGCATCGGCCGCCGCCACCGAGTCGGCGGCGGTGAGGTCGACGGTGCCGGGCAGCGCCACCTTGCGTACCCCCCGGTCGAGCCAGTCCGCGACGGTGTCGGCGGCGGACCCGGTGAACTCGGCCGTGCCCAGGTCGATGCCGGGAATGTCGGCGACCGCCGGATCGTGGTCCCGGTGCAGCCGGACCACGACCGGCCCGGTCGGCGGCGCCTCGATGTCGGTGCTGATCAACGCGGTGCTCCTGTCAGACGGCGGTGAGCGCGGGCTCGGACGCGGGGTGCCCGGCGGACGTGGCCGGGTCCGCCGACGCGGCTTCCGCCTGCGCGGCGGCCCGCTCCTGGTGCAGGTGGTCGATCCGGAGCAGGTCCTGGTTCATCGCCTGCGGTGCGATCTGGATGAACTGGTCGGCGTCGCTGAACAGCAGGCCGAGGTCACTCCAACGGGCGAGCAGCGTGGCCACCGCCTCCTCCGACGCGGAGATCCGCCGGGCCAGTGAGGCGACGCTGTGCGGCTGGTCAAGCTGCCGGAAGGCGGCGATCTCGGTCGGATCCGTCAACCGCAGCACATGCCAGTCGAACTGCCGCCGTTCGCTGACCAGCACGATCTCGGTGCCGAGGTCGTGGTGGGTCAGCCGGCTGCGGGCGTACTCGTGCTGCCAGCCGGTGACGGCCCGGTCGAGGGTTTCGGCGAGGTCCTCGTCGATGCCCTGGGTCGGGGTGTCGAAGATGTACGCCAGGTCCATCAGCTCCGACTCGGGCAGGTCGTAGATGAGCCGGTACTGGGCGGCCGGCCGCAGGTCGGTGAAGCCGAGTTCCGGCTTGACGAAGTACGGGCTGAACCGTTCGATGGCGATCCGGGTGCTGCCGTCGGGTGGGCAGAGGTGGTGCAGGGCCGGCATCTGGTCGATGATCGACTGGTAGTCGGCGTCGGACTCGCCGGGGAAGCCGTACAGGTAGTTCCAGGCGATGGTGATGCCGCTGGTCTCCGCATCGCGCAGCATCCGCACGTTGAGGCAGCCGGTCACCCCCTTGTCCATGATCTTCAGGACCCGGCTGTTCAGGTTCTCGATGCCCGGCTGGACGCTGACCAGGCCGGCGTCGGCCAGGGCCTGCACCTGCGGACCACGCATGTTCGACTTGATCTCGTACTGCAGCCGCAGGTCGTAGTCGGATTCGGCCAGCCGGGGCAGCAGCGAGTTGACGTAGCTCATGTCGAGGATGTTGTCGACGACGAACATGTCCAGCACCTGATGGCGCTCGACCAGCCCGATGATCTCGTCGTAGAACCGGCCGGGATGCTTGCTGCGGAACTGCATGAACGAGCCGTTGAGCCCGCAGAAGGTGCAGTGGTGCTTCTCGCCCCACCAGCAGCCGCGGGCGCCTTCCACCACCAGTCGGGGCTCGACCCAGTGGTTCGCCTTGGAGCGGGCCAGGCGCTCGAAGTAGCCGGTGTAGTCCGGGCTGACGATCTCCGCTGGCGGCAGCGGTGCGGTGCTCATCGGGTTGGCCACGTGCCGGCCGTCCGGGGTGGCCCAGCACAGGCCCTCGATGCTGGAGAAGTCGGCGTGGTCGTCCGCCGGTGCGGCCGCCAGTGCGGCGAGCAGCTGGGGGAACGCGGCCTCGCCTTCGCCGCGTACCACGAAGTCGATGAAGGAGAAGTTGCGGTGCAGCGCCGCGCCCTGCTCGCCGTCGCAGTTCGCCCCACCGAGGGCGGTACGGATCCGGGGGTCGAGTTTCTTCACCGCCCGGGCGGTCGCCAGCGCTGCGGTGTTCTGCTGGAACGTCGAGGTGAATCCGACGAGGTCGGGTGCCCGGTCGACGATTCGGGCGGCGATCTCGTCGATGAACTCCGGCGCGGACCGGTGCAGGTCCACGTTGCGGCTCAGGTCCCGCTCGGACA is a window from the Solwaraspora sp. WMMD792 genome containing:
- a CDS encoding glycosyltransferase family 2 protein → MRRDAGSDASAPAGSRITWRLTGLPAPHPAERLGRAVGLRVLRIPGIRRALVIAGTVDRLRDLPHHPSAGQPVRAATVVVVWWRYPGLGWSGSVGTLPQLRRHRVGLPRLRRGAATVRLALAAPVPLRSAVRAALRALDGSRPMPSPGTADVTAVGAPPAYLPAGATVLTAGPLPERDEIRAHDLVLDGRDATGPQDPGRDATGPQGERSAAYGVRLAGTGHAVTTPAGERLVLIDAERINPRGRLAAAYRPEAAEISLEFARADRSGARFRGPTSGSTRYGSLTGPGLDAAALAALRQVRAVHCRLVPGEHPEQTAGLLVQLAATGVLVHAPILPPAVADLLDPQLRVLVTGQPPGSAGPDGSDRSDGSAGPDGSLAVEARSVRQRRAAMRGHAAGLRLPGLADGGLPALGRPPSVSAVLITRRPELVTTALAAIIAQTYPEMEIILGLHGIELPESARRALSDAGRPFEVLHLPESVDFGAGLAAATRRARGTLITKFDDDDSYGVEHVWDLVLARHYSGATLVGKGAEFVHLDDQGVTLRRRSGIPEAYGGVVAGGTMLLAKSDLEAVGGWRPVPRSVDLGLIERLRAEGATVYRTHPLGYLYHRRPTGHTWDPGEAYFVDSAYSRWTGVPPEAMGDEVTPPSTEAASGAAGAATRPVGRPPS
- a CDS encoding DUF5825 family protein, giving the protein MISTDIEAPPTGPVVVRLHRDHDPAVADIPGIDLGTAEFTGSAADTVADWLDRGVRKVALPGTVDLTAADSVAAADAVRRLVLVRELTSYAIEVDWSIRLPGGDGDLWRVYGHLRPPATVEIAGAAGAADAAGSDPDSDPGTVAAAAWRDAFYFDKCTYRRGPGFVQVRDRRAGRLNLLTIDDPAYLAVLEQLLDGAGMTTVDLDIAREFGEEGLVTKVGDQLVWLPHRLRRWPLPSMVV
- a CDS encoding RiPP maturation radical SAM C-methyltransferase, with the translated sequence MRILLVNMPWSSIDVPSLALGILTNSVRQKMPDAEVEVMHANLDFVDWVVDRREFGLGDYYYYSLFTYFSGCGDWVFSSALYDDPEWRVSEFSSRVQGQMSERDLSRNVDLHRSAPEFIDEIAARIVDRAPDLVGFTSTFQQNTAALATARAVKKLDPRIRTALGGANCDGEQGAALHRNFSFIDFVVRGEGEAAFPQLLAALAAAPADDHADFSSIEGLCWATPDGRHVANPMSTAPLPPAEIVSPDYTGYFERLARSKANHWVEPRLVVEGARGCWWGEKHHCTFCGLNGSFMQFRSKHPGRFYDEIIGLVERHQVLDMFVVDNILDMSYVNSLLPRLAESDYDLRLQYEIKSNMRGPQVQALADAGLVSVQPGIENLNSRVLKIMDKGVTGCLNVRMLRDAETSGITIAWNYLYGFPGESDADYQSIIDQMPALHHLCPPDGSTRIAIERFSPYFVKPELGFTDLRPAAQYRLIYDLPESELMDLAYIFDTPTQGIDEDLAETLDRAVTGWQHEYARSRLTHHDLGTEIVLVSERRQFDWHVLRLTDPTEIAAFRQLDQPHSVASLARRISASEEAVATLLARWSDLGLLFSDADQFIQIAPQAMNQDLLRIDHLHQERAAAQAEAASADPATSAGHPASEPALTAV